The genomic DNA GGCGCCTGCCCCCGCGGCCGCTCCTGCAGCACAGACGACCCTGAACCCTCAGGCAGCCTGGCCCTTCCCTACGGGCAACAAGCCGTAATCAGCACGTATTACGCGCTCAACCCGGTGCCGTTGCACCGGGTTTTTTTATGCCTGCCGAGACACGCGCTTCGGGCAAAGCGGCATCTCGAACCGAAGCCGCCCCCACCCGCCTGCCCCGCAGGCACCGCACCCTCACGCGGGGGTGAAATCCAGCGTGTAGTTCTGCGGGCCGCGCTGCGCAATCTTGAGGGCCCCGACCCGGTTGCCCAATTCGGCACAGCGGGCCAACGGCCAGCCCTTTTCCAGGCCGAACAACAGCGCGCCACGCCAGGCATCGCCACAACCCGTGGGCTCGACCACGGCGGCCGGCTTCGCGGCCGGCACATGCTCGCGCTCGCCGTCAATCCAGACTTCGCAGCCTTCCGCAGCCAGGGTCACGACCAGCCCGCGCACGCGCCGGGAGATGTCGGCCAGGCTCCAGCCCGTGCGCTGCGAGAGCATTTTCCCCTCGTAGTCGTTGACCACCACCCAGCTGGCAAGATCCACGAAATGCGCAAGCTCCTTGCCGTCGAACATGGGCAGGCCCTGGCCAGGATCGAACACAAAGGGAATATCCGCCGCCTTGAATTGCTCTGCATGCTGCAGCATCGCCTCACGCCCGTCGGGTGCGACGATGCCAAGGCGGATGTCTCCGCGCGCGGCAACGCGCGTGATGTGCGCCTGCTGCATCGCCCCGGGATGGAAAGCCGTGATCTGGTTGTTGTCACGGTCGTTCATGATCATGGCCTGGGCCGTGAAGCTGTCGTCCACTTGCCGCACAAATTCGGTGCTGATGCCCAGCGTTCGCAGCCGCTGCAAGTAGTCCGCTCCGTCGCTTCCCAATGTCGCCATGGGCAATGGTTCGCCGCCCAGCAGCTTGAGGCTGTACGCGATGTTGCCCGCGCACCCCCCGAAATCACGGCGCAACGAAGGCACCAGGAAAGAGACATTCAGGATGTGCAGCTGGTCCGGCAGTATCTGCTCGGCGAAGCGGCCCTCGAAGGTCATGATGGTGTCGAATGCCAGGGAACCGCAAATAAGGGCAGCCATATCAGAAAAGTAGGTTGGTAGAAATCAGTATCAGGGATAGAACGCCAGCAGCCGATAGCCGGCCACACGCGCCCCGCCAGTGGTCACGATCACCGACACCGAGGCGCTCCATTCACCGCGCGCCGGCAGCTCCATCGGAGCCCCCAGATCGGCCGGCAGCAGGACACGCCGGAGAACGGGCTGGTCCTGCGCGTCCGTCAGGGTCAGCTCCACGGCGGGCATGGCCAGGGGTATCGAGGCCTTGCTCTTCATGGCCAGGGCCAGCTGATAGCTGTCACCCCGGGCCTTGTTGAAGGAGGAGCTGTCGATGACCACATCCGCAATCTGGCGTTGCGGCGCAATCTGGCATTGCAACGGAACGCACAACGCCATCAACCATGGCCTTGTGCGCGGATCCATCGCCGCCACGCGGTCACGCTCCTGAATGGCGACCTGCAGCGCGAGCGCCGCGACCGACAACAACAGCACGAGGGCAAGCCCCACGCGCACCATCGGCTTGCGCCAGAACGCCTTTCGCCGCGCCGCGACGACAAAGCTGACCTCCTGCCCAGCATCCACTCCCTCGTCTTCGTCGTCATCCAGGTCTGGCGCATCCCGGGGCGAATTGCGCGAGGGCGCCAGCAAGACGGCTGCGGGAGAACGGTCCTCCACGAGCGCCAAGGCTTCCGGCCCGGGCACCACGGACTCCCGCACAAACTCCACTGGCGGCAGGGGCTCTGCGGTGCCCTCCGGCGCGGCGGGTGCCACCTCGAAGCCACCGTCATCCTCCGGCGCGGAGGCGGCCGCCGGTTTCACAGGCAACTCGAGCGCTGGATAGCCCATGTCGGTCAGGGCCGCTGGCGAAACCGGTTCAGGCTCCTCCTCGGGGTCTCGCAACGCGGCGTACGGCAATTCATACCCGCCCGGCACGGACTCAACGGCCACATCCGGCCGTGCGGCAGGCAAGGGATCCGAGACCACGGCGGCGGGAGGCGGCACCGGAGCCGGTGCCGCGCCATCGGGACTGCCAGGCGACGAAGAATCTTCCGGACGCCACGCAAATCGCGTCAGGCGCGCCATGCGGGCGTCCTCGCCGTCAGCCACCTCCCCGCTTGCCGCGGCAAGAAAGGCAGGCACCGCCGGCTGAGGGACATCCAGGACAGGGGTCGCGGGCAATTGCGGAAGCGCGGCCGGCGCGGGCCCGCTTGCCGGCGACACCGCCGGAGACGGTGAAGCAGGCGGTGGAGAGAAAGGCTCGCCCCATGCGCGCTCGGCATCCGCCCTGCGCGCCACGGGCACCGGCGGCGGACGCACGTCGGTCAAGGACACATCCGGCAAAAGCGCGGGAGGGGCCGCTGGCAGCAGATGCGCCGACGCATCGAAAACCTCTTTGCATTGGCCGCAGCGCACCCATCCTTCGGAGATGCGCAATTGGTCTGCCACCACCTTGAAGGAGGTAAGACAGGACGGGCAGCGAGTGATCTGGCTCATCAGCGATGGATTGTAGATAGCGGCGCACGCAACCCCGCCGAGCGTGTGGCTCTGCCTACGCCGCCTCGTCGCGCCGTGCGGTCATCAGGATCCAGCCGTCCTCCAGGTCGGCCACCTCGAGCCGAACCCAGGGTGCATAGGCTTCTTTCAGCTCATCGGCCTGGCGCTCCAGGATGCCCGCCAGCACCAGGTGCCCGCCCGGCATCACATGCCCGCACAGGAGGGGCGCGAGCACCCGCAAGGGGGTGGCAAGTATGTTCGCCAGCACGGTCTGGTATGCGCCCCGGGCCTTGTCGGGCAAGCCGGCATGCAGCTGCACCTCATTGGCTTGCGCGTTCAGCGCCGTGGATTCCACGGCGGCAGGATCGATATCCACCGCATCAATGTCCGTGGCGCCAAACTTCGCCGCGCCAATCGCCAGGATGCCGGAGCCGCAGCCATAGTCCAGAACCCGGCCCAGCGGATTGCCCATGGACGACTCGGTGGCACCGTTGCGGGCAATCCAGCGCAGGCACATGCGTGTCGTGGGATGGGTGCCGGTGCCGAAGGCCAGGCCCGGGTCCAGCCGGATGCTGCGCTTCGCCTGCGCCGGCAGTTCATGCCAGGTGGGAACGATCCAGAAGTCCGGGGTGATGTCCACGGGTGCGAACTGCGATTGCGTCAGGCGCACCCAGTCCTGGTCGGCCACCTGGGACACACCCAGGACCTGGCAGCCGGCAAAGAAGTCCTGCACGGCCAGCAGCTGCTGCGCATCGCGCGCAGCCCCTTCGGAGGGGAAGAGCGCCGTCACCCGGCTGCGCTGCCAGCCATCCTTGGGCGGCGGCATGCCAGGCTCGCCGAACAGGGCCTGTTCGGCATCGGTCTGCGCATCGGCATCCTCCACCGACACGCTCAGTGCATCCAGTGCATCCAGGGCATCGCTGACCGCTTCGATCCGGTCCTCGGGGCACATCAGGCTCAGCTCAAACATAGGCGCCTCTCAGAAAAAATGAAATGCTGGCACCCGTCGCCAGGAGCCAGCATGCGAATGACCGTGCGCAGCCGCAATCTCAGCGCTTGTGCTGCGACAGCCACTCTTCCAGATAGTGGATGTTGGTGCCGCCGGCCATGAACTTGGCGTCCACCATCAGCTCGCGGTGCAGCGGCACGTTGGTGTTGATGCCTTCGATCACGGTCTCGTTCAGCGCCGTGCGCATGCGGGCCAGGGCCTGCTCGCGCGTGTCGCCGTGCACGATGATCTTGCCGATCATCGAGTCGTAGTTGGGCGGCACGAAGTAGTTGGTGTACGCATGTGAATCCACGCGCACGCCGGGGCCGCCCGGTGGGTGCCAGGTGGTGATGCGCCCGGGCGAGGGGATGAACTTGTAGGGGTCTTCCGCATTGATCCGGCACTCGATGGCATGGCCCCGGATCTCGATCTGGCGCTGGGTGAACGGCAGCTTCTCGCCCGCGGCGACCATGATCTGCGTCTTCACGATGTCCACGCCGGTGATCCACTCGGTCACGGGGTGCTCGACCTGCACGCGCGTGTTCATCTCGATGAAGTAGAACTCGCCGTTCTCATACAGGAACTCGAACGTGCCCGCGCCGCGGTAGCCGATCTTCTTGCAGGCCGCCACGCAGCGCTCGCCGATCTTTTCGATCAGCTTGCGGGGGATGCCGGGTGCCGGCGCCTCTTCGATGACCTTCTGGTGGCGGCGCTGCATGGAGCAATCGCGCTCGCCCAGGTAGACCGCGTTGCGGTGCTTGTCGGCCAGGATCTGGATCTCGATGTGGCGCGGGTTCTGGAGGAACTTCTCCATGTACACCGCAGGATTGCCGAAGGCGGCGCCCGCTTCGGCCTTGGTCATCTGCACGGCATTGACCAGGGCGGCTTCGGTGTGCACCACGCGCATGCCGCGGCCACCGCCGCCGCCGGCGGCCTTGATGATCACGGGGTAGCCCACGGCCTTGGCGATGCGGCGGATCTGCACCGGGTCATCGGGCAACTCGCCCTCGGAGCCGGGCACGCAGGGCACGCCCGCGCGGATCATGGCCTGCTTGGCCGAGACCTTGTCGCCCATGATGCGGATGGACTCGGGCGTGGGGCCGATGAACTGGAACCCACTCTTTTCCACGCGCTCGGCGAAGTCCGCGTTCTCGGACAGGAAGCCGTAGCCGGGGTGGATGGCCTCGGCATCGGTCACCTCGGCGGCCGAGATGATGGCGGGCATGTTGAGGTAGGACAGCGGGGACGGGGCGGGGCCGATGCACACCGCTTCTTCCGCCAGCTTGACGTACTTGGCGTCGCGGTCGGCCTCGGAGTAGACCATCACCGCCTTCACGCCCAGCTCATGGCAGGCGCGCTGGATGCGCAGCGCGATTTCGCCGCGATTGGCAACAAGAATCTTCTTGAACATGAGCGCCTTATTCGATCACGAACAGCGGCTGTCCGTATTCCACGGCCTGGCCGTTTTCGCCCAGGATGCGGGTGACCGTGCCCGACTTGTCGGCCTCGATCTCGTTGAGGATCTTCATCGCCTCGATGATGCAGATGGTCTCGCCTTCCTTGACCTGGCTGCCCACTTCGACAAAAGCCTTCGCGCCGGGGCTGGAGGAGCGGTAGAACGTACCGACCATGGGCGACTTGACGATGTGGCCCGCAGGGGCTGCGGGTGCGGAAGGCGCAGGCAGCTCGGCCACCTGCGCGGCGGCGGGTGCGGGGGCGGCAGGCGCCTGCACCGGGGCGGGCACATACTGCTGAACCACGCCCCCCACGCTCTTGACGATGCGGACTTTGCCCTCGGCCTCCGTGATTTCGAGTTCGGATACGTTCGACTCGGACACGAGATCGATGAGGGTTTTGAGTTTTCGCAGATCCATGGGAGCTCCAACGGCTATAAAACTGAATAGGGCGCGAATTTACTCCAATTTCGGCCTATCACCGTCTTCCACGGGTATTTTTCATGAACTACATCATGCCAATAACCCCCGGATATCCCAGCGGAACCGCCAGACGGCCGGTGCGAGGGGTCAGCGCAAGGCGGCCCAGCGCTGCAGGTCCTGCGGGGTGATCTGCCCCATTTTACGATGCAGGACACGGCCGCTGCCGCCCAGGACCACGGTGAACGGCAAACCTCCCGTGAGATTGCCCAGCGATCTGCCCAGGTCCGTGCCGCCCAGGCCGGCCAGCCCCACAGGGAATTCCAGCGGGATGCGCTGCAGGAATTTGCGCACGGCGGACGGCTGGTCGATGGCCAATCCAAGAACTTGCCATCCGTTCGCTCCATGTTCGCGGTAGAAGGCATTGAGCATGGGAAGCTCCTCCACGCAAGGCGGGCACCACGTCGCCCAGAAGTTCAGCAACAAGGGTTTGCCGGCCAGCGACTTGAGCGCCACCGAGCCGCCTTCCGGTTTTTCGAATTCCATGGTCCAGAGCGCTTGCTCGGCCCCCTGCTCCATCGCGTGGGGCTGGAATTTCCACCAGGCCAGGCCCGCGCCGCCCAGCGCGGCGGCGCCCGCCACACCCGCATAGAGCAGGCGCCTGCGGGAGGCTGCGGGCGCAGTGCCAGGGACGGGGGCCGCAGAGGCAGGGTGATCGGAAGAAGGTGTCGTCATGGGGCTGGGGTTTCCTGGAGCAGGCGCCGTACGGCGGTCATGTCGCCCCGCGGCACACGTCCCTTCGCGTCCGGGCGCAAGGCGCCGCGCAGGTCGTCAAGGTCATAGATCAGCAGGTGCACCCCGATCATCTCATTGAGTTCGGGGGATTTGCTGCCCAGGCTCAATGCTTCGACCGACTCGCCATGGAAACCGGTCACCGTGCGCGGTTCATAGTCGACGTGGTGGTCGATCAGGGCTATTTCTGCCGATTTCGGGTCATCGCAGAACAATTGCAGATAAATATCGGACAACCGCGTGGCCGTTCCATGCCAGACCGCGCCCGCCAGATGGGGGCGGAAGGCCGCCATGCGCTCCATCCACACCAGGGCGAGCTGGCGCAGCGCCCGCAACTCGCGCGGCTGGGTGTCGGCACAGAAAAGCTGGATGTACTCCCGCACCGCGGCCTCGACCTGGTCGTTGTCCGGCAGGGCGGTGCGGGCGGGCAGCCCCATCTGGCGCAGCGCCCGGCGCTTGGCCGGGCCCCATTCAAGCCCTTCCTCCACCACCAGCCGGGCCGTGGTGTGGGCGATTTCGTCGCTCAAAGGTGTGTGCATGGCAGTGGGAAGGCAGCAAGGAACGAAACCGCATTGTGGCCCGAACCGCCCACCAGGACTACGGGTTGACCCTAGTCCCCACTCCGGCCACACCCGCATTTACTATATTTTTCATAGCTTCTTGCGCTTGCCAGCCAAGCGCTGGAGCCCCGTTTTCTGTTGAACCTTAGAATCTGCGCCCATGCATATACACATACTGGGCATTTGCGGCACGTTCATGGGAGGCCTCGCCGCACTCGCACGCGAGGCGGGCCACAAGGTGACGGGCTGCGATGCGGGGGTCTATCCGCCGATGAGCGACCAGCTCCGCGCGCTGGGCATCGACCTGATCGAAGGGTTCGGCGCCGACCAGCTTGCCCTGCAGCCCGATGTGTTTGTGGTCGGCAACGTGGTCAGCCGGGTTCGGCAGCCCGATGGATCGCCCAAGTTTCCCCTGATGGAAGCCATCCTGGACGCCGGCCTGCCCTACACCAGCGGCCCCCAGTGGCTGGCCGAACAGGTGCTGCAAGGCCGCCACGTGCTCGCGGTCGCGGGCACCCATGGCAAGACGACGACAACCTCGATGCTGGCCTGGATCCTGGAAAGCGCGGGCCAGCAGCCGGGCTTTCTGATTGGCGGCGTACCCCTCAATTTCGGGTTGTCGGCCCGGCTGGGCGCACCCCGGCGCCCGGTGCCCGCGCCCTCGCCACTCGGTGCGGCGCCGCTGTTCGTGATCGAGGCGGACGAATACGACACCGCGTTCTTCGACAAGCGCAGCAAATTCGTGCACTACCGGCCCCGCACCGCCGTGCTGAACAACCTGGAGTTCGACCACGCGGACATCTTTGACGACCTGGGAGCCATCGAGCGGCAGTTCCACCACCTCGTGCGCACCGTGCCCCCGTCGGGCCGGGTGGTCGTCAACGGCCTCGAGGAAAGCCTCGCCCGCGTGCTGCACACGGGTTGCTGGAGCGAGGTGGCCAGCTTTGGGGAGGCCGTCAGCGACTTTTCGGCCGAGGGCGATCCCCAGGCGTTTGATGTGCTGCACCAGGGACGCAAGGTGGCCCGGGTGGAGTGGGCGCTGACCGGCGTGCACAACCAGCTCAACGCGCTGGCGGCCATTGCCGCCGCGCACCATGTGGGCGTCAGCCCCCAGCAGGCGGCCACGGCACTGGCGGCCTTCCAGAATGTGAAGCGGCGCATGGAGCTGCGCGGGACCGTGCACGGGATTGCCGTGTATGACGACTTCGCGCACCACCCCACCGCCCTGAGAACCACCCTGGACGGCCTGCGCCGCAGCCTGGGCCACGGCGTGCGCATCCTCGCGGTGTTCGAGCCCCGCAGCAACACCATGAAGCTGGGCGCGATGAAGGCGCAGTTGCCGTGGGCGCTGGAACCCGCCGATCTCGCGTTCTGCCACACGGCCGGGCTGGACTGGGATGCGGCCGAAGCCCTCGCCCCCCTGGGCGTGGGCCCCGGCCTGCGGGCACAGACTGCCGGCGACATCGCCACCCTGGTGCAGCAAGTCACCGCGGCAGCCCGCCCGGGTGACCACATCGTGTGCATGAGCAACGGCGGATTTGGCGGAATCCATGCGAAGCTGCTGGATTCGCTACAAAATAAATAGCTGCCTGCGCTTGTATGACAAGCGCCAGGACCCTGTTTTATTCAAAAGGGTCAGAACGACACGGCCATGCCCGGCACGTCCACGCGCACCACCGGCTTGGCCAGGGCGGCGCTGGCGGCCCGCGCAAAGTCGCGTGACCATGCCGGATCGGCCAGGAGCGAGGCCCCTGCCGCGCGTGCGACGGTAAGCACCTTGTCGGCCAGCAGCACCTTGCCGCTGGCGCGCAGGGGTTCGCAATCGAGCGCGGTGAACTGGTCGTCGAGCCAGCGCCTTCCGGCCTCATGGCCCATGGGCTCGGCGCCCTCCAGATCGAAACGGAATTCCTGGTTTCCGGCCAGATGGACCGACACTTCGCTGTGCATGATGGTTTGCCTTTCTTCTGAAGCCGTGGTGCTTCCCGTGCGTCATCGCGCGGGCCGCCACAGGCTTGCAGTTTAGGGCCTCCCGCCTGCGGCGCGGACCATCGGCCGGTCCGCCGTCAACGCGCGCGGCGCGCCTTGACCGCGTCGGACAGCTCGGCGAGCGACACCAGCGAGTCATCCCACCCCAGGCAGGCGTCCGTGATGCTCTTGCCGTACTCCAGCGCGCCGGGCTGGTCCTTGCCGGGCGAGAACTTCTGGGCACCGGCGATGAGATGGCTTTCGATCATGAGACCGAACACGCTGCGCGATCCGCCGGCAAGCTGCGCCGCGATGTCGCGTGCCACGTCCAGCTGCTTTTCATGCTGCTTGCTGCTGTTGGCATGGCTGCAGTCCACCATCAGCGTCGCGGGCAGCTTGGCGGCCTCGAGGTCCTTGCAGGCAGCGGCCACGCTGGCGGCGTCATAGTTGGGAGCCTTGCCACCCCGCAGGATCACATGGCAGTCCTTGTTGCCCTTGGTGTTGACGATGGCCACCTGGCCGTTCTTGTGCACCGACAGGAAGTGGTGGCCCCGGCTGGCCGACTGGATGGCATCGGTGGCGATGCGGATGTTGCCGTCCGTGCCGTTCTTGAAGCCAATGGGCGCCGAGATGCCGGACGCCAGTTCGCGGTGCACCTGGCTCTCGGTGGTGCGGGCACCGATCGCGCCCCAGCTGATGAGATCGCCGATGTACTGGGGCGAGATCACGTCCAGGAACTCGCTGCCCGCCGGCATGCCCAGTCGGTTGATGTCGATCAGCAACTGCCGCGCGATGCGCAGCCCTTCGTCGATGCGGTAGGTCTCATCGAGGTAGGGATCGTTGATGAGGCCCTTCCACCCCACCGTGGTGCGCGGCTTCTCGAAGTACACGCGCATCACGATTTCCAGGGTGTCGGCGTACTGCGCGCGCACGGCCATCAGGCGGCGTGCATATTCCAGGGCAGCGGCCGGATCGTGGATGGAACACGGCCCGATGACGACCAGCAGGCGGTCGTCCTTGCCCGCCATGATGTTGTGGATGTTCTTGCGGGTCTGGGTGATCAGCGTCTCGACCGGCGTGCCGCGGATCGGGAAAAAGCGGATCAGGTGCTCTGGAGGAGGCAACACGGTGATGTCCTTGATACGTTCGTCGTCGGTCTGGCTGGTTTTCTCGACGCTGCGGTACCAGGCATCGCTGGTGGGGGTGGTAGGGGCCGTCATGGTTGCTTCCTCGTGGAGTCAGTTGAAGTGGATGGAAAAACGGGAGGGCGGAAAAACAAAAACCGCCGGGCTTTGCAGCGTCGGCGGTTGGTATGGGAAGGTTGTGTCAGCTTGCGCGTTTTCCTCTCATCCGCCGGGGACCGAGATAAAAAACCAAAAATAAAACGCGCTGCGAACTTGCATGGCGACCAATGTAGCACAGGAGTGCGGCAAGTTTGGTGTGTTGCGATGGCGCTACAGCGCTGGTAGTCCGGATGCCTACCAGGCATCCACTTCCCTCCCCCTGATTCACCGCCTCCAGCAACGAAACCAAGCGCGCAAACGCTGCAGAGCTGACAGCTTACGCGGCGGCGCCGGATCCTGCTGGTCACTGAGGGGATCGCTCTGGTGCTCATACATGTCGATGAGCAGCAGTGCCTCGCCCAGCGTGCGCCAGGCCAAAAGCTCAAACTGGTCGAAGCTTGCACTCTCCTTCGGGCTACGGCGCTCCAGCATCTGCTGCCAGTCCGTGATCGCGTTGCGCAGCTCACGCAGCGCGCGCTGGTAGGCCTCAAACTCGTACAACGCCTGCCAGGCCGATCCCAGTCCCGTCAGGAACAGCCAGTGCTCGCGAGCGCAATGCGACAAAGCCAGCACTCGCCGGGTAATGACAGTGGTATCGGTGCTGGTGCGGCGGGTGCGCACCGCCTCGTCGATCTGCGTTGAGAGCGCACTCAAGCTATCACGCAACTGGCGAGATTCCTCGTCAGCCACGCCTTCACGCAGAAAGCGGCTGATGTCTCCAAATGATTGAAGGGTCAATAGCTGACTGGGGCGCGTAGCGGGCATAGATCCATTGTCCGCCATGTAGCCGATCACTCGCCGACTCGTTTGGCACTGGACTGTCTTAGCAAATTCGGGCACCGCCGGTGAGGTGCGGGCAAAAGCTCGGACCAGTCTTCCGGGATTAACCATCATTTCGGCAACTACCCTTGGGGCGTATTGCTCATCCAATTTCTCACAGTTATCCCCTGCGGGCGTACTTCTGTCCTTGAGGGCATGATCTTGCAAAAAGCACCCCCACCCTTTCATCCAAGAAATCGACCAGGCGCTGGAGGGTTGTAGCAAGTGGCCATCATTGTCATCGCCACTGTGGCGTGGGCCTGACCGATTTGCGGATGAGCTTGCCTCCCATGTGGCGCATCTGCGCAAAGGGGTGCTCCACCCGGGGGTCGGGTCTTCGCGGTGCGTTTGCTGCGCCCCTTCTTGCATTCGCTGAGCGCCTGGCCTGCCTTGGCCTTGCGCTGGATACGCTCTTTGTAGCCCCTGGGCCTTGGGCATCTGGCTGCGCTGTGCGCTGGGGGCGCCGCGGTCAGCATACAGATCGCGGCTGGTGTTGTGCTCATCGAGCACTTCATCGAAGTGCGCGCTGTCATGTTCGCAAACCGTGCCAGTGGTGATTTTTGCGGATAAATTTGTGGCGCATATCCACGCTGATCCTCTCAGCTTAAAGCCGTGGTAGCCCTTGCCATGCTTCTTGGTGTGGGAGCATCCAGATCTTTTAGCCTGCGCTTGGCCTCGCTCCAGTCGCTGGGGATGTTGCCTTGCTCAAGCTGGGTCTTGTCTTCTTTGGTGAAGTGCTGGATGGGTGCGGGCACTAGCGTGGCGTCGATGATCTGCCCGCAGCGAACCAAGTAGCCGCGCTGCAGCAGTTGGCCGTCCAACGCCTGAAACAGTGCTGTCACTCCGTCGCCGCCCAAGCGCTGCTGGTGGTGCCAGAGGGTGTTGCGATCAGAGATCGTTGGCACTGTTGGCGAACAGGCAAAAGCGCTGATGCTCATGCGGTCAAGCAACTCGTACTCCATCTGCTCATCGCTGAGGTTCTACAAACACTTCAGGATCAGGCTGCGCACCATGACCGCCGTGGGGCATGCGGGATGCCCCCCGGCGGGCGTCCCCCTCTGGGCAGCAGTTCATCAATGACCTGCGTGAGGTGGTCAAAGTCGATTTGCCGGGCGATGACCTGCAGTGGATCGCCCAAGTCTGGATCTTTTTCTTGCGCGCAGCATCTGCAAAGAGGTCCATCTGAAGGGCTCTGTGCGCTTGTATTTTGGGTTTGCTCATGCGGCGATTGTCGCGTTGGCTGGTGTGGTCTCGGACAGGGGGTTTTAGAGATTCCCTTATTCAGGACATCCCCGGGACTACGACTACCCTTAACTGCAAACCGTGAGCTACCTATTAACAGCTCACAGCACTCCAGCCTCATTCGATGAAATCCACAGTGTTGCACTTCACTTCTGAGTTCACGGAATTTCCCTCTCGCTCACCGAGCTTAAAAACCTCCGTCAAACATCCACGCTTTTACCTTAGTTGGACTGTAAAAGTTGCTGCCGGGGCTAGATCTTGCCATTGTCCCAAAAATTGGGGCGTTGAGGGGAAAGTAAGAATCCGTTAAAAAATTAACACTCCCATGCTGCACGACCACAGCACCAGAGGGTTTTTCTTGAATGAGTTCTCCTCGCATTTTAGTCCAATGCCGCCCTGAGACTACAAACCCTTGCATTGTCAACCGAACCCAGTAGTACTCCTCTTGGGCAAGGGTAAAGTCAGCCTCGGTGATATATGAATCCGACGTTGGGTTGTTTGACAAGCAATTGAGGGAAGTACCCCCGGTTACAGTGCTTTGCATACAGCGATTATTGGTCTGATCCCAAGCATATGCAGTTTTATCTCCATTCCACAACTCAAAACCCAGACCATTTGGAGTAATTATTAATCCAGCACCATATTTAAAAAGCCATTGCCTGCTAGGATGTTCAGGCGAATTCAACATCTGCTGGACTGCATTGCCCTGAAAAGGACAAATAGCAGCTTCTCCTGCAAACTCCCCCTGGGTAAATGCCAGTATGCCATGCTCAGTCAGCGGTCTCGAATTATATCCTGGCACCTGCCACTGAAACCTAGCCTGCAGCTGCACAACACCCCCTTGCTCAAGAGTATGCTTTGATTTTTGCATATTATCTGGCTTATACCAATCAAAGT from Acidovorax sp. A79 includes the following:
- a CDS encoding carbohydrate kinase family protein encodes the protein MAALICGSLAFDTIMTFEGRFAEQILPDQLHILNVSFLVPSLRRDFGGCAGNIAYSLKLLGGEPLPMATLGSDGADYLQRLRTLGISTEFVRQVDDSFTAQAMIMNDRDNNQITAFHPGAMQQAHITRVAARGDIRLGIVAPDGREAMLQHAEQFKAADIPFVFDPGQGLPMFDGKELAHFVDLASWVVVNDYEGKMLSQRTGWSLADISRRVRGLVVTLAAEGCEVWIDGEREHVPAAKPAAVVEPTGCGDAWRGALLFGLEKGWPLARCAELGNRVGALKIAQRGPQNYTLDFTPA
- a CDS encoding DUF3426 domain-containing protein codes for the protein MSQITRCPSCLTSFKVVADQLRISEGWVRCGQCKEVFDASAHLLPAAPPALLPDVSLTDVRPPPVPVARRADAERAWGEPFSPPPASPSPAVSPASGPAPAALPQLPATPVLDVPQPAVPAFLAAASGEVADGEDARMARLTRFAWRPEDSSSPGSPDGAAPAPVPPPAAVVSDPLPAARPDVAVESVPGGYELPYAALRDPEEEPEPVSPAALTDMGYPALELPVKPAAASAPEDDGGFEVAPAAPEGTAEPLPPVEFVRESVVPGPEALALVEDRSPAAVLLAPSRNSPRDAPDLDDDEDEGVDAGQEVSFVVAARRKAFWRKPMVRVGLALVLLLSVAALALQVAIQERDRVAAMDPRTRPWLMALCVPLQCQIAPQRQIADVVIDSSSFNKARGDSYQLALAMKSKASIPLAMPAVELTLTDAQDQPVLRRVLLPADLGAPMELPARGEWSASVSVIVTTGGARVAGYRLLAFYP
- the prmA gene encoding 50S ribosomal protein L11 methyltransferase encodes the protein MFELSLMCPEDRIEAVSDALDALDALSVSVEDADAQTDAEQALFGEPGMPPPKDGWQRSRVTALFPSEGAARDAQQLLAVQDFFAGCQVLGVSQVADQDWVRLTQSQFAPVDITPDFWIVPTWHELPAQAKRSIRLDPGLAFGTGTHPTTRMCLRWIARNGATESSMGNPLGRVLDYGCGSGILAIGAAKFGATDIDAVDIDPAAVESTALNAQANEVQLHAGLPDKARGAYQTVLANILATPLRVLAPLLCGHVMPGGHLVLAGILERQADELKEAYAPWVRLEVADLEDGWILMTARRDEAA
- the accC gene encoding acetyl-CoA carboxylase biotin carboxylase subunit, yielding MFKKILVANRGEIALRIQRACHELGVKAVMVYSEADRDAKYVKLAEEAVCIGPAPSPLSYLNMPAIISAAEVTDAEAIHPGYGFLSENADFAERVEKSGFQFIGPTPESIRIMGDKVSAKQAMIRAGVPCVPGSEGELPDDPVQIRRIAKAVGYPVIIKAAGGGGGRGMRVVHTEAALVNAVQMTKAEAGAAFGNPAVYMEKFLQNPRHIEIQILADKHRNAVYLGERDCSMQRRHQKVIEEAPAPGIPRKLIEKIGERCVAACKKIGYRGAGTFEFLYENGEFYFIEMNTRVQVEHPVTEWITGVDIVKTQIMVAAGEKLPFTQRQIEIRGHAIECRINAEDPYKFIPSPGRITTWHPPGGPGVRVDSHAYTNYFVPPNYDSMIGKIIVHGDTREQALARMRTALNETVIEGINTNVPLHRELMVDAKFMAGGTNIHYLEEWLSQHKR
- the accB gene encoding acetyl-CoA carboxylase biotin carboxyl carrier protein, which translates into the protein MDLRKLKTLIDLVSESNVSELEITEAEGKVRIVKSVGGVVQQYVPAPVQAPAAPAPAAAQVAELPAPSAPAAPAGHIVKSPMVGTFYRSSSPGAKAFVEVGSQVKEGETICIIEAMKILNEIEADKSGTVTRILGENGQAVEYGQPLFVIE
- a CDS encoding TlpA family protein disulfide reductase produces the protein MTTPSSDHPASAAPVPGTAPAASRRRLLYAGVAGAAALGGAGLAWWKFQPHAMEQGAEQALWTMEFEKPEGGSVALKSLAGKPLLLNFWATWCPPCVEELPMLNAFYREHGANGWQVLGLAIDQPSAVRKFLQRIPLEFPVGLAGLGGTDLGRSLGNLTGGLPFTVVLGGSGRVLHRKMGQITPQDLQRWAALR
- the mpl gene encoding UDP-N-acetylmuramate:L-alanyl-gamma-D-glutamyl-meso-diaminopimelate ligase; translation: MHIHILGICGTFMGGLAALAREAGHKVTGCDAGVYPPMSDQLRALGIDLIEGFGADQLALQPDVFVVGNVVSRVRQPDGSPKFPLMEAILDAGLPYTSGPQWLAEQVLQGRHVLAVAGTHGKTTTTSMLAWILESAGQQPGFLIGGVPLNFGLSARLGAPRRPVPAPSPLGAAPLFVIEADEYDTAFFDKRSKFVHYRPRTAVLNNLEFDHADIFDDLGAIERQFHHLVRTVPPSGRVVVNGLEESLARVLHTGCWSEVASFGEAVSDFSAEGDPQAFDVLHQGRKVARVEWALTGVHNQLNALAAIAAAHHVGVSPQQAATALAAFQNVKRRMELRGTVHGIAVYDDFAHHPTALRTTLDGLRRSLGHGVRILAVFEPRSNTMKLGAMKAQLPWALEPADLAFCHTAGLDWDAAEALAPLGVGPGLRAQTAGDIATLVQQVTAAARPGDHIVCMSNGGFGGIHAKLLDSLQNK